In Aminiphilus circumscriptus DSM 16581, the sequence TCACAACTCCCCAGATTGCCCCCGTCTATCTACGGGGACAAAGTTTCCATCCCTCGTAGGAAGGCTCACAACGAGAGTATGCTGGCGCTCTTTGGGCCAGGGAATTTCGTTTCCATCCCTCGTAGGAAGGCTCACAACATGGACGGGAGTATGAGGTTGTAGTGGTCGATCATAGTTTCCATCCCTCGTAGGAAGGCTCACAACCTTGTTTGGGCGCTCAGTTAGTCCCCGGATTTTTGGTTTCCATCCCTCGTAGGAAGGCTCACAACGACAACGCTCGACGGGATCTCCATGGAGGATGTCTCGTTTCCATCCCTCGTAGGAAGGCTCACAACTTCCCCCTTCTCAACCACCTCCCAATTCATAATCCGAGTTTCCATCCCTCGTAGGAAGGCTCACAACTATGACTGCGGTCGAGGTTGCGAAGGAATGCCTTCTGTTTCCATCCCTCGTAGGAAGGCTCACAACCGAGCGATGCCATTGCTGCCGAGTTAGCTGAAATTGGTTTCCATCCCTCGTAGGAAGGCTCACAACCATTTCGACAACAAGGCCTGCGATGAGACCAGCCGCGTTTCCATCCCTCGTAGGAAGGCTCACAACGTCCCTGACGAGATGCTTGGACTCACTGTCGCCAGTGTTTCCATCCCTCGTAGGAAGGCTCACAACGAGCGGGTGCGGGGTCTCGTGTCTGGATCTGGTTGGTTTCCATCCCTCGTAGGAAGGCTCACAACTCATCGAATCTTCTGGTTTCGTGGAATTCCATGGAAGTTTCCATCCCTCGTAGGAAGGCTCACAACCCAGAGTCGAGATCCGCGACGGCACGACGACCGCGCGTTTCCATCCCTCGTAGGAAGGCTCACAACCGCTTGTGATATCAGGCTCCCTACTGTCGATTGAAAGTTTCCATCCCTCGTAGGAAGGCTCACAACCCGCCGCGACACTCATCATACCCGCTTTTCCGTCGGGTGGCCAGAGCAAGAAACATTACGGTTGTCAAGATGCGTGTTGCGTCGAACTCGTTGCCGTCACAGAATTCGGGAGTCTTGCCTCGCTGCGTCGATCTCCCGGGTTTTACTCGCTACCGAGGGTGGACGCAGGCAAACTTCAAAGGCGGCGTCGGCTGGTCCCACATGGTGAACTTTCCCGGAGCAGAGCCACACAAACATGGACAGAAGAACAGGCACCACAGGGGCAACAAGAACAACAGCAACAAACACAACAACAAGGACGATAACGGTGTGGGCTCCAGACGGCGGACGAGGTAATCGACATGAGGCAACAAAACAGCAAGGACGACAGGAACGACAGGCGCATGAGAGAGTTTCGGATCCGGCATTGCCTTGACGCTCCGTCAGAGAAACTGATCCCCGCTTCCCCGCTCCTGACCCAGGATTTCCCGGGTAGCGTAACGCTCGGTGCGCCAGGTGTAGAAGATAACGCTGTCGTATTCCCTGTCGAGAACGTGCCGCATGTCCGCCTTGAGCTGCTGGTAGACCGCGGGCGAGAGTTCACCCTCGAAGACAGAGTTCTGTACCCAGGACAGATAGCGCCGCCCCACCTTCAATGCCCGGGCGACTCGCTTTTCCCCCACATCGTAGACCATGATGACGAACACGGCTACCACCTGGAAACAAAGGGCTCGTAGGGATGATCCCCGAGAATGTGCTTCTCCAGCTTGTAGGCTTCCATGCGCAAAAGAGTTCTGTAGCTCACCTTGCGGTTCAGCGTGGAGTGGTCAATGGTGCCCTGGAGGCGCTCCTCCCAGGTTTTGAGGACGATCTCCCGCCCCGCGTCGGTGAGCAGCACGCCCTCGCCGGAGGTGGAAAAATGTTTCGGCTGAAGCGCCTTTCGATTCAGCAGGGAAAAGATGACCCGATCCACGAGGATTGGTTTGAAAATCTCCGCCAGATCAAGGTTCAGGCTGAATCTGCGAAAGTTCGTCTCGTGCAGGTAGGCGATGCGCGGATCCAGATGCGTCCGGTAGATCTGGGAGAGCACCGCCACATAGCACAGGGAATTGCAGAAGCTGATGAGTGCATTCATCCGGTTTCCCGGCGGACGCCGGCTCCGGCCTCCGAAGAGAAAACGCTCGTCCTCCACGATGGCGTCGAAGGCGCCGTAATAGGCGTCTCTGGCATTTCCCTCGAAGGCCATGAGCTGTGCCACGTCCTCGGCGTCCTCCAGGCGTTCGCGAAAGCGACGGAGTTCCGCCGCAGCTTCGTCGATGCACTCTCGACGCTCCGGAATCTCCTTGCGATTGGCGTAGTAGGCAAGGACTTTCTCCATGTTCGACGTCGCCCCGTCCACGAAGCGCCGCGCCAAGACCAGGCGCTCCGCTCCGTCGAGGTAGGCCTTCACCTGGGCCACCACTACCGCGCCCGCGTTGAGGTGCTCCCGTGGATAGTAGGTTCCCTGATAATAACCGTAATGATTAAAGAAATGAAGGATCAGTTGCGTCGTCGTTGCGAACTCGAGAAAACGCTTGTTCAGCGTCACCTCCCCGAACACGAGAATTTCGTCCGTCGTCTCCACGGGAACGAAACGCCGTCCGGTCTCGCTCTCCACGACGATGGTGTTGTCCTTGCGCTTCAGCTCTCCCGATGAAAGAAGGTACAGCGTACGTCCCATTCGTTACCTCCCCTCGCGCATTCAGAAGCCTGGGGGAAAAACTCGGGTTCCGCGTTTGGGTGCAGAGCTTTACTTTAGGAAGCCTCTGAATAAGGCTGCGTCAGCCTCGCAGAGCCTGGTGCGACCCGAGTCAAGGAAAAGCGCAAGGCCTTTATTCAGAGCTTCCTTAGTGCTTGGAGACAAGGCTCGGGTCCCGCGTTCAAAGTCGCCGGTCTGGCTTCGGGCGCCCCTTCCACCCGATCGTTCAAGCCCCACGCCACTCCGGTTCTGCCCGCTTCGGCTCCGGCACGCATCCGGATCGGAGCACCTTCAACTCCAGCACCATTCGCCGTAGGCACAGGACCGGCAATAGGCGCAGCGCGCAAGAGGCGGCGGAGAGGCAGCGCTCGCAATGGCCCTGATCTCCTCGTAGATCCGGTCCAGGCGCTTCCGGAGGGGTTCGTCCAGGAGCACCTCCTCCCGGCGACGCTCCTGGGGAAAGAGCAGAACCCCCTTCGCCTCCTGGCCCTGCTTCTCCAGCTCATACAGATAGTGACCGAGCTGGAGCCTTGCGGCGGCCATGCTTCGCGAACTTTTCTTCACCTCCGCCACGACGAGGGTGCCGCCCTCTTCGCGGAGGATGTCGAAGCGGTTGTCCCCAAAGGAAATATCGTGCCGGTCGCGGACGTAGGTTTCCCGGTCGTTCAGTCGCCCGAGGCGGAGCAGTTCGTCCCGCCGGTCAGGCTCCACGCCGCGGGCCATGAGCCACACCTGGCGCGAACAGATCGCGGCGTACCAGACCAGCGTTCCGCCGATGCGGGCGGATTCAGAAAGAATCGGGCCAGTCATCGTCCTGCCGCGTCCTGGTGAAAAAGGCTTGCGAGATGCAACACTCGAACATGGGACATCTCCTCTACACAAAGCAAACAATCTGAGCATAGTGTATCACCTGATCCATCCCTAGGGTAAGTTTACCACGAATATTTCAGAGACTTTCCAATTTCAGCTGATTATGATAACATAGAGCGAGGAATAACCTTAACTAAAAATTTTTCAGAATTGTCGGATAAGATCTCGCTTGCGTTGGAAATCAGCTCGACCACGTCCACGGATTTCACGTTTTGTTTAAAAGTTTACTTTAACTATTGAAATAAATTCTTCATTTTATTGAGTTAAATAATTATTTCCACAAAAAACTTTAGAGTATTGTTGTGGCCAGAGTCATTGACATATCTTACTAACTAAAATTGCGAGCGAGAACCCTGTCAGATTCAGGCACGCGAAGCCCTCTCTTAAAGCACAAATATGAATAAAAAATAATTCACTAAAGAAGGTGGCGCTCCATGGGCTTTCTTGATGCAATAAAAGCACTTGGAAAAATGGAAGAAGAACTTACACAAGAGGGGGAGAGCGTTAAAAAAACAAATGAAAAAAACGATCCATTGGTAGAAATCGCCAATCTTCTTCAACTTCCTTTACCCTTGCCAAAGGGGAAGGGTACTCCGCCAAAGGTCATACGCATATGGTGCAA encodes:
- the cas2 gene encoding CRISPR-associated endonuclease Cas2; amino-acid sequence: MFVIMVYDVGEKRVARALKVGRRYLSWVQNSVFEGELSPAVYQQLKADMRHVLDREYDSVIFYTWRTERYATREILGQERGSGDQFL
- the cas1b gene encoding type I-B CRISPR-associated endonuclease Cas1b → MGRTLYLLSSGELKRKDNTIVVESETGRRFVPVETTDEILVFGEVTLNKRFLEFATTTQLILHFFNHYGYYQGTYYPREHLNAGAVVVAQVKAYLDGAERLVLARRFVDGATSNMEKVLAYYANRKEIPERRECIDEAAAELRRFRERLEDAEDVAQLMAFEGNARDAYYGAFDAIVEDERFLFGGRSRRPPGNRMNALISFCNSLCYVAVLSQIYRTHLDPRIAYLHETNFRRFSLNLDLAEIFKPILVDRVIFSLLNRKALQPKHFSTSGEGVLLTDAGREIVLKTWEERLQGTIDHSTLNRKVSYRTLLRMEAYKLEKHILGDHPYEPFVSRW
- the cas4 gene encoding CRISPR-associated protein Cas4 is translated as MTGPILSESARIGGTLVWYAAICSRQVWLMARGVEPDRRDELLRLGRLNDRETYVRDRHDISFGDNRFDILREEGGTLVVAEVKKSSRSMAAARLQLGHYLYELEKQGQEAKGVLLFPQERRREEVLLDEPLRKRLDRIYEEIRAIASAASPPPLARCAYCRSCAYGEWCWS